The following coding sequences lie in one Bifidobacterium sp. ESL0690 genomic window:
- a CDS encoding sensor histidine kinase → MTKSSKISIDWQAPKRRFPKYSALIFALGFVFLLPDSAYVGHFVLMVLQPVLILLLYAAMIKAPKLFWQRAAALILIAVCIWSAPYLRHGGQLLTYIVIAEASILFNAAFGYITIVLSAAAMWILSPILNDLQSLHVPDFIATSNYILFAGILFMVYTVQSEKLQRANDQLQENVEQIESLTLSRERARMASEMHDSIGQQLTAIHYAHESAANATFAATNLTEAEQAAISKPITRADEIAEGALSEVRQMARALDPAAFGQTLTNESIDAMARSFGQAGLEMQTDITGEVGLLGSGEQTLLFRALQETLTNAVRHAHATKVCLAIAVGGRETTLRVEDDGPGIDTDDIDHGFGLAALRQRVEQIGGNLTLGESQSLGGASIKVTIPKPNGTEPIKPSWPSNSDVTDRTSQKSGENNATTPAKGADES, encoded by the coding sequence GTGACGAAATCATCAAAGATAAGCATCGATTGGCAGGCGCCCAAACGCCGTTTCCCCAAATATTCAGCATTGATATTCGCCTTGGGATTCGTTTTTCTGCTTCCTGATTCGGCATATGTGGGTCATTTCGTACTTATGGTTCTGCAACCGGTACTTATTCTGCTGCTCTATGCTGCCATGATCAAAGCGCCAAAACTGTTCTGGCAACGTGCGGCTGCGCTGATTCTGATAGCGGTCTGCATCTGGTCGGCGCCGTATCTGCGCCACGGTGGGCAACTGCTGACCTACATCGTCATAGCCGAAGCGTCTATTCTGTTCAATGCAGCATTCGGATACATTACCATCGTGCTTTCCGCAGCCGCCATGTGGATACTCTCTCCGATACTCAATGATCTGCAAAGCCTGCATGTTCCGGATTTCATCGCCACATCAAACTACATATTGTTCGCCGGCATCCTCTTCATGGTCTACACCGTGCAATCGGAGAAACTGCAACGAGCCAACGACCAATTGCAAGAAAATGTGGAGCAGATTGAATCGCTGACCCTTTCGCGCGAAAGGGCACGAATGGCCAGTGAAATGCACGATTCCATAGGTCAACAACTTACTGCGATACACTATGCTCATGAATCCGCGGCCAACGCGACGTTCGCCGCCACCAACCTGACCGAAGCAGAACAGGCAGCCATCAGCAAACCCATCACCAGAGCCGACGAGATTGCCGAAGGTGCCTTGTCCGAAGTCCGTCAGATGGCACGTGCCTTGGATCCGGCGGCGTTCGGTCAAACGCTCACCAATGAATCGATCGACGCCATGGCACGTTCGTTCGGCCAAGCCGGACTTGAGATGCAGACCGACATCACTGGAGAAGTGGGGCTGTTGGGAAGTGGCGAACAAACGCTGTTGTTCCGCGCTTTGCAGGAAACGCTAACCAATGCCGTGCGCCATGCCCACGCCACAAAAGTATGTCTCGCCATCGCCGTCGGCGGCCGTGAGACGACATTGCGTGTCGAAGACGATGGGCCAGGCATCGATACGGACGACATCGATCACGGCTTCGGTCTTGCTGCGTTACGCCAACGCGTGGAGCAAATCGGCGGAAACCTGACGTTAGGGGAATCGCAATCGCTTGGCGGAGCCAGCATCAAGGTGACTATTCCGAAACCAAACGGGACGGAACCAATCAAACCATCATGGCCATCGAATTCGGATGTCACAGACCGTACTTCCCAGAAAAGTGGGGAAAATAACGCAACGACACCTGCAAAAGGAGCGGACGAGTCATGA
- a CDS encoding response regulator transcription factor has protein sequence MNDAVKSEATTSQPIHLLIVDDQELILTGLAELVTYMPGIEVTAQSQSGQAVLQLPDSTLNSIDVALVDARMPQMDGPELIARLHDRYPDIKCILLTAFDEDDNLIDSLKAGAVGYLLKDISTADLADAIHRAAEGGRIIGASATAHVMRLISQSGNHDDKNSDNVAFSTDSGEQAANKRTTKKFDATSAGASHEFVSDRGTDGNMEADGDSYVAASDVSDIAQASPETRALLAELTPQNQQIALLIAQGHTNSEIADKLFLSPGTVKNHASHIFASLNVRNRTELTAMLGGTLD, from the coding sequence ATGAACGATGCCGTCAAATCCGAAGCAACCACGAGCCAGCCCATCCATCTGCTCATCGTGGACGATCAGGAGCTTATCCTTACAGGACTTGCCGAACTTGTCACCTATATGCCCGGCATAGAAGTAACTGCACAATCACAAAGCGGTCAGGCGGTGCTTCAACTGCCAGACAGCACACTCAATTCGATTGATGTCGCACTCGTCGACGCGCGCATGCCACAGATGGATGGTCCTGAGCTGATCGCGCGATTGCATGACAGATATCCTGATATCAAATGTATTTTGCTCACCGCGTTCGATGAGGACGATAATCTGATTGATTCTTTGAAAGCCGGGGCTGTCGGCTATCTGCTTAAGGACATCTCCACAGCCGACCTTGCCGACGCCATCCATCGCGCGGCCGAAGGAGGCCGGATCATCGGCGCCAGCGCCACCGCACACGTCATGCGTCTCATCTCGCAATCCGGCAATCACGACGATAAAAACAGCGATAATGTGGCTTTTTCGACCGACTCTGGCGAACAAGCCGCGAACAAAAGAACTACAAAAAAGTTTGATGCAACCTCTGCCGGAGCCTCCCACGAATTTGTATCCGACAGGGGCACCGATGGAAATATGGAAGCCGATGGAGACTCCTATGTCGCAGCAAGCGACGTTTCCGACATCGCCCAAGCCAGCCCAGAAACCCGTGCGCTGCTTGCGGAGCTGACACCACAAAACCAGCAGATCGCTTTGCTTATCGCCCAAGGCCACACCAATTCGGAAATCGCAGACAAGCTGTTTCTCTCGCCAGGAACGGTGAAGAACCACGCCAGCCACATCTTCGCCAGCCTCAACGTCCGCAATCGCACCGAACTGACCGCCATGCTCGGCGGCACATTGGACTGA
- a CDS encoding ABC transporter ATP-binding protein — protein sequence MKNENISSYTTQTCPSPQQALKTEEVLRAEGLVRDFGFMLGPIDLTVHEGETVAVIGPSGCGKSSLLRAMAGMDKPTHGTVTFDGKVLAKLGEKKLAQLRASRFALIFQDYMLLENLTIGENVALPASIRGERMGDDEMLRALACVGLSDKPLDTPVTSLSGGQQQRVAIARALAIGADVLFADEPTGNLDPKARDEVVETIHASMRAGLKAALIVTHDPVVASSADRVVLMNEGRIVREYGYGLSATQIEDLLLGGRDE from the coding sequence ATGAAAAATGAAAATATCTCAAGCTATACAACACAGACGTGTCCCTCACCGCAGCAAGCGTTGAAAACCGAGGAGGTTTTACGGGCCGAAGGTCTGGTCCGAGACTTTGGGTTCATGCTGGGGCCGATCGATCTGACGGTTCACGAAGGCGAGACGGTGGCGGTTATTGGGCCTTCGGGGTGTGGCAAGTCGTCGTTATTGCGGGCGATGGCCGGAATGGACAAGCCCACGCACGGCACGGTGACGTTCGACGGCAAGGTGCTGGCCAAACTTGGTGAGAAGAAATTGGCCCAACTGCGTGCCTCGCGCTTCGCATTGATTTTCCAGGACTACATGCTGCTTGAGAACCTGACCATAGGGGAGAACGTGGCGTTGCCCGCCTCTATTCGCGGCGAGCGGATGGGTGATGATGAGATGCTGCGGGCCTTGGCATGCGTGGGTCTTTCTGACAAACCACTGGACACCCCTGTCACCAGTCTTTCTGGCGGACAGCAGCAACGTGTCGCCATCGCCAGGGCGCTCGCCATCGGTGCCGATGTGCTGTTTGCCGACGAGCCGACCGGCAATCTCGATCCGAAGGCGCGCGACGAAGTAGTCGAAACCATCCATGCCTCCATGCGGGCCGGGCTCAAGGCGGCTCTGATTGTCACGCACGACCCGGTGGTCGCCTCATCGGCTGACCGCGTGGTCTTGATGAACGAAGGCCGAATTGTGCGTGAATATGGCTACGGGCTTTCTGCCACTCAGATTGAGGATTTACTGCTGGGAGGCCGTGATGAGTAA
- a CDS encoding YhbY family RNA-binding protein: MATKLNKRQIKQLKALASKISPMLWIGKNGVTDAAVKQASETLESHELLKGVVQDGCTIDEQEVGETLAGQIGAQLVQVIGHRFVLYRPSKKPGITKIELVR, from the coding sequence ATGGCAACGAAACTGAACAAACGACAGATCAAGCAGCTCAAGGCTTTGGCGAGCAAGATTTCGCCGATGCTGTGGATCGGCAAGAACGGCGTCACCGATGCCGCGGTGAAGCAGGCTTCCGAGACGCTCGAATCGCACGAGCTCTTGAAAGGCGTGGTGCAGGACGGCTGCACGATTGACGAGCAGGAAGTCGGAGAGACGCTCGCCGGTCAGATCGGCGCGCAGCTGGTGCAGGTCATCGGCCATCGTTTTGTGCTCTACCGGCCCTCGAAGAAGCCCGGCATCACCAAGATCGAGCTCGTCCGTTGA
- a CDS encoding glycerol dehydrogenase, translated as MSKKDTLKKILCSPGSYIQEPNAINELADQYRTLGSKGAYIIVDPFIEKTYHDQIVSSFESSNTPYQLVVFGGECSDNEINKHVAALGENDAVIGIGGGKTLDTSKAVAHFGKRPVIISPTAASSDAPCSRLSVVYTDGGEFDHYLPLPKNPDMVIMDTTIISKAPVRFLISGLGDAYATYFEALACKQSNAITMTGGHSTNAAIALAKLCHDLLIADGPKAVAAVRQGLCSPAVENVIEANTLLSGLGFESSGLAAAHAIHDALTVLPGTHKYLHGEKVAYGTLTQFVLEDRPEADLREAYGFFRKVGLPTTLAEIGVENPSDEDLLKVGELACSKDDTMSNMPFEVTPEDVAIALRAATEVASVY; from the coding sequence ATGTCAAAGAAGGACACCTTGAAGAAGATTCTGTGCTCCCCTGGAAGCTATATCCAGGAACCGAACGCCATCAACGAACTCGCGGATCAGTACCGCACCCTCGGCAGCAAAGGCGCCTACATCATCGTCGATCCATTCATCGAGAAAACCTATCACGACCAGATCGTCTCCAGCTTCGAAAGCAGCAACACCCCGTACCAGCTTGTCGTCTTCGGCGGCGAATGCTCCGACAACGAAATCAACAAGCACGTCGCGGCGCTTGGCGAGAACGACGCTGTCATCGGCATCGGCGGCGGCAAGACACTCGACACTTCCAAGGCCGTCGCGCACTTCGGCAAGCGTCCGGTCATCATTTCCCCGACCGCCGCCTCCTCCGACGCTCCGTGCTCGCGTCTTTCCGTGGTCTACACCGACGGCGGCGAATTCGACCACTACCTGCCTCTGCCCAAGAACCCGGACATGGTCATCATGGACACCACCATCATCTCGAAGGCCCCGGTACGCTTCCTGATCTCCGGCCTCGGCGACGCCTATGCGACCTATTTCGAAGCGCTGGCCTGCAAGCAGTCGAACGCGATCACCATGACCGGCGGGCACTCCACCAATGCCGCCATCGCGCTGGCCAAGCTCTGCCACGATCTGCTCATCGCCGATGGCCCCAAGGCCGTCGCCGCAGTGCGTCAGGGCCTGTGCAGCCCGGCCGTCGAGAACGTGATCGAGGCCAATACCCTCTTAAGTGGCCTCGGCTTCGAGTCCAGCGGCCTCGCCGCAGCACACGCCATCCATGATGCGCTTACCGTGCTGCCCGGCACGCACAAGTATCTGCACGGCGAAAAGGTCGCCTACGGCACGCTGACTCAGTTCGTGCTTGAAGACCGCCCCGAAGCGGACCTGCGCGAGGCCTATGGTTTCTTCCGCAAGGTCGGCCTGCCCACAACCCTCGCCGAGATTGGCGTCGAGAACCCGAGCGACGAGGATCTGCTGAAGGTCGGCGAACTGGCCTGCAGCAAGGACGACACCATGTCCAACATGCCGTTTGAAGTAACGCCTGAAGACGTGGCAATTGCGCTTCGTGCCGCCACCGAAGTGGCGTCCGTCTACTAA
- a CDS encoding ATP-binding protein, which produces MDSDNETPQTASNDDAWQAAEPFPAALPFNHRLSLNQNLTFEYAKSAFASAGLEWSDESLIRLHLFDTEKQATNTALLLSDQCPYLVKCAVFDGDTKTKLTERQNVSGSVLKQIDATMMFLNQHNPDNAWPEAALRESLVNAVLHRDYDKNGPILISIFDSSIEIVSPGGLVDGFEVNDLLNGVSESRNPWLADVFEALHLSENYGTGVQRILDAYSQSLASPQLRVGPGSVAMILPKPVFDSAWPEPHLDDENADGTENGMHDAGNSNGTPDKGSGKAKRYTFPLGGQHLFTTNPAEALKGSRGLAAVSLPSLVLAGGKAWDFLNANLSAASLPDNIKNQLNMKSGNKEKQQFQIDTLSEITMHLFAQQGVEMSLKEIQNRLGTNSDNLTDALEGLTNQGKLQSITRSGTTTYSLP; this is translated from the coding sequence ATGGATTCGGACAACGAGACGCCCCAGACCGCTAGTAACGACGACGCTTGGCAAGCTGCCGAGCCGTTTCCCGCTGCGCTGCCCTTTAATCATCGCCTGAGCTTAAATCAGAACCTGACCTTTGAATATGCAAAGTCGGCGTTTGCTTCTGCGGGACTTGAGTGGTCTGACGAAAGCCTCATTCGTCTGCATCTTTTCGATACCGAGAAACAGGCTACGAACACCGCACTTCTGCTTTCTGACCAATGTCCCTATCTCGTCAAATGCGCGGTCTTCGATGGCGACACCAAGACGAAGCTGACCGAACGGCAAAATGTTTCCGGCTCGGTTTTGAAGCAAATCGACGCCACGATGATGTTTCTGAACCAGCACAACCCCGACAACGCATGGCCTGAAGCCGCGCTGCGCGAATCTCTGGTCAATGCCGTCCTTCACCGTGATTACGACAAGAACGGACCGATTCTTATCAGCATCTTCGATTCGAGCATCGAAATCGTCTCCCCCGGCGGTTTGGTCGATGGTTTCGAAGTCAACGACCTCTTGAATGGCGTCAGTGAATCCCGAAACCCATGGCTCGCCGATGTGTTCGAAGCTTTGCACCTGAGCGAAAACTACGGCACCGGTGTGCAACGCATCCTCGATGCCTACTCGCAGAGCCTTGCCAGCCCGCAGCTACGCGTCGGTCCTGGATCGGTGGCAATGATTCTGCCTAAGCCCGTGTTTGATTCCGCATGGCCCGAACCTCATCTCGACGACGAAAATGCCGACGGGACAGAGAACGGCATGCACGATGCCGGTAATAGTAACGGCACCCCTGACAAAGGTTCCGGGAAAGCCAAGCGCTATACGTTCCCATTGGGTGGCCAGCATCTTTTCACGACCAATCCTGCAGAAGCGCTCAAAGGCAGCCGTGGGCTCGCCGCGGTTTCCTTGCCTTCCCTGGTGCTCGCAGGCGGCAAGGCATGGGATTTTCTCAATGCCAATCTTTCAGCTGCTTCACTGCCGGATAACATCAAAAACCAGCTCAACATGAAATCCGGAAATAAAGAGAAGCAACAATTCCAAATCGATACGCTCTCGGAAATCACCATGCATCTGTTCGCACAGCAAGGTGTCGAAATGAGCCTGAAGGAAATCCAGAACCGACTTGGCACGAACTCCGACAATCTCACCGATGCGCTCGAGGGGCTCACAAATCAGGGGAAGCTGCAAAGCATCACTCGCTCCGGAACCACGACTTATTCGCTGCCTTAA